CTCTTAGTGAAGCGTCTGCCCAGATTCAATCATTTATTCAAGAAGATCCCGAAGCAAGCTATAAAGTCATCATAGGTACAGATTCACAAACAACAAAAAAACATACTCTATTCGTCTCGGCATTAATTATTAGACGTGTAGGTAAAGGAGCACGCTTCTTTTACACAAAGCAAAGGCATAAAGCGATGCCAAATCTAAGACATCGCATTTACAAAGAAACAGAGCTTAGCCTAGCTTTTATTGACAGCCTGAAAAAAGAAGGTGTTTTCCAGCTTCTAGCTTCATGGCCTTTAGAGGTACATCTTGATATCGGTCAAGAAGGAGAAACTAGAGTGCTTATTCAAGAGGTTGTAGGCTGGGTGACTGCCGTTGGTTACCAGGCTATTATAAAGCCTTTTTCCTTTGGTGCTAGCTCCGTTGCTGATCGGTTTACGTCATAGCCTATACTTTTAGTGTATATATATTATCACTAGTGTTGCATAAAAGTTCATTTACTATATAACTGACTATTCTGAACAAATCTTTTAGCTCGAAGAGCTAAAAAAGATACTATCCAAATAA
The genomic region above belongs to Bacillus horti and contains:
- a CDS encoding ribonuclease H-like YkuK family protein, whose protein sequence is MNIHSPTFGPISLSEASAQIQSFIQEDPEASYKVIIGTDSQTTKKHTLFVSALIIRRVGKGARFFYTKQRHKAMPNLRHRIYKETELSLAFIDSLKKEGVFQLLASWPLEVHLDIGQEGETRVLIQEVVGWVTAVGYQAIIKPFSFGASSVADRFTS